From a single Vibrio toranzoniae genomic region:
- a CDS encoding DUF2835 domain-containing protein, whose translation MNHYIFQLNISYQQFLASYSGAASKVQVITTTGLRLQLPATRFRPLLTQTGVRGQFRLTTDQKNKFIKLEAL comes from the coding sequence ATGAATCACTATATTTTCCAACTTAACATCTCATATCAACAGTTTTTGGCCAGTTATTCAGGTGCGGCTAGTAAAGTTCAAGTGATAACAACAACCGGTTTACGCTTACAATTACCAGCAACTCGATTCAGACCACTTCTTACACAAACAGGAGTCAGAGGACAGTTTAGGCTTACAACTGACCAAAAAAATAAGTTTATAAAGTTGGAAGCTCTGTAA
- a CDS encoding NAD-glutamate dehydrogenase has translation MTARETVVPVLLEKVYKLIQDKLDLAHRPLVTQLAQHLFSNVSQDDLIQRNESDLYGAVVSLWHHINEKKPDEISVRVFNPTVSRQGWQSTHTIVEIVVPDSPFLVDSVKMALTRLDLSSHLMLHNPTQIDRSGAGNVVGVSNNKGAFQSLFHIEVDRLSSKAEMTALKTELLDIFTDTSLVVNDWLKMVERLEEVTNKVEKQKDSIPVDGQRFDETLAFLRWLGEHNFTFMGYKEYDLVTVNGDTELQPTKEQGLGLFANSDRVRNVKLSEFSDSARLEAKKPYVLILTKGNTASRIHRPAYNDYIGIKKFDKNGKVIGEHRFTGLYTSAVYNQTVETIPLVREKVERIIEASGYREGSYSYKALHNILENYPRDELLQAREEELLEVGTGVVQMQDRDLLRLFVRKDPFGRFFSCMVYVTKDRYNTELRRQTQRILKQYFGCEQEVEFTTYFSESPLARTHYIVRVDNNNMDVDVKTIEQNLMEVSSTWDDRLSESIIANFGESKGLPLSKEYMRAFPRSYKEDMMPGSAVADIESLEALSEDNRLGMLFYRPQEEAADSKAVRLKLFYHSDEPIHLSEVMPMLENFGLRVIGESPYEVRKTNGLTYWILDFSMLHKSDKTVDLREARDLFQQAFAAIWARELDSDGFNRLVLGAGLSGREISILRAYARYMRQVGFPFSQQYIEDTLSHYPELAKGLVSLFGKRFDPKLKGSAKGQQDLIKKITEQLDHVESLDDDRIIRRYMEMITATLRTNYYQLDENKQFKPWLALKMRPSEIPDIPAPVPAFEIFVYAPDIEGVHLRAGKVARGGLRWSDRQEDFRTEILGLVKAQQVKNTVIVPVGAKGGFVCKRQHTMSSRDEIFAEGQRCYKRFIRALLDVSDNIIEGEVIPPKSVIRHDEDDPYLVVAADKGTATFSDIANSVAGEYNFWLGDAFASGGSNGYDHKAMGITAKGGWESVKRHFREMGINCQTTDFTAIGVGDMAGDVFGNGMLLSKHIRLQAAFNHMHIFIDPNPDSASSWVERDRLFNLPRSSWEDYNKDLISQGGGIFSRRAKSIPLTPEIQKMLGTKKASMAPNDLIKAILSMKVDLLWNGGIGTYVKSSNETHTDVGDRANDMLRIDGRDLKAKVVGEGGNLGMTQLGRIEYALTGGRVNTDFVDNVGGVDCSDNEVNIKIFLNGLVSNGDLTVKQRNQVLESMENEVGEIVLDDAYCQAESISVTEHQGVGLVKEQIRFIHTMEKAGYLDRGLEYIPDDETLLEREKQGQALTRPELSVLIAYGKMVLKEDLVNDDIANDEFHAQQLMQYFPTELRRNYHQHMDNHPLRAEIIATALANQMVNEMGCNFVTRLQEETGANIVEIANAYAASREIYGLGKVLKSIRELDNISSSEAQYELLYHVRRTLRRLARWLLRNRNGKQSVNALIELYQGDVAAITEKLDENLVASEVEEHQAMAQVWIDQGVTAELANSVARLSSLYSALDISTVARETGKTVQQASKLYFNLGDRLSLHWFLKQINGQAVDNNWQALARAAFREDLDWQQRQLTGQVLNCGCGADLDVIKALDDWMESNSVSLHRWESILNEFKVGSVHEFAKFSVALRELMLLNLNCMSTD, from the coding sequence ATGACCGCACGTGAAACTGTGGTTCCAGTTTTACTTGAAAAAGTGTACAAACTCATTCAAGACAAACTTGACCTTGCTCATCGACCTCTCGTAACTCAACTTGCTCAACATTTGTTTAGTAATGTTTCTCAAGACGATTTAATCCAAAGAAACGAATCTGATTTATATGGTGCTGTAGTTAGCTTATGGCATCACATCAACGAAAAAAAACCTGACGAAATTTCTGTTCGAGTATTTAATCCAACAGTAAGTCGCCAAGGTTGGCAATCTACTCACACTATCGTTGAGATAGTGGTACCAGACAGCCCATTCCTCGTTGATTCTGTAAAAATGGCATTAACACGCCTCGATCTTTCTTCTCACCTTATGCTGCATAACCCAACGCAAATTGATCGTTCTGGCGCCGGAAATGTGGTTGGCGTGAGTAACAATAAAGGCGCTTTCCAGTCGCTTTTTCATATCGAAGTGGATCGTCTTAGCAGTAAAGCTGAAATGACAGCGCTTAAAACGGAACTACTGGATATTTTTACAGATACTAGCTTAGTTGTGAATGACTGGCTTAAAATGGTTGAAAGACTTGAAGAAGTAACGAATAAAGTTGAAAAGCAAAAAGATAGCATACCAGTTGATGGTCAGCGCTTTGATGAAACGTTGGCGTTCCTTCGTTGGTTAGGTGAACACAACTTTACCTTTATGGGCTACAAGGAATATGACCTTGTGACTGTGAATGGTGACACTGAACTGCAACCGACTAAAGAGCAAGGTCTTGGTTTGTTTGCAAATTCAGATCGCGTACGTAATGTTAAGTTGTCGGAGTTTTCTGATTCGGCGCGCTTAGAGGCAAAAAAACCTTATGTACTCATTCTCACCAAGGGAAACACGGCTTCACGTATTCATCGCCCTGCTTACAATGATTATATCGGTATTAAGAAGTTTGATAAGAATGGAAAGGTAATCGGTGAACATCGTTTTACCGGTCTTTATACCTCTGCCGTTTACAATCAAACTGTTGAAACGATTCCACTGGTTCGTGAAAAAGTAGAGCGTATTATAGAGGCGAGTGGTTACCGTGAGGGATCGTACTCTTACAAAGCACTGCATAACATTCTTGAAAATTACCCGCGTGATGAACTGCTTCAAGCTCGTGAAGAAGAGCTACTGGAAGTAGGTACTGGCGTTGTGCAAATGCAAGATCGTGACCTTCTACGCTTGTTTGTTCGTAAAGACCCGTTTGGTCGCTTCTTTAGCTGTATGGTTTATGTAACAAAAGATCGTTACAACACTGAACTTCGTCGTCAAACACAGCGCATCTTGAAGCAGTACTTTGGCTGTGAACAAGAAGTTGAATTTACAACGTATTTCTCTGAAAGCCCGCTGGCGAGAACGCACTATATTGTTCGTGTTGATAACAACAACATGGATGTGGACGTGAAAACAATTGAGCAGAATTTAATGGAAGTATCGTCTACGTGGGATGACCGCTTATCTGAGTCAATCATTGCTAACTTTGGTGAAAGCAAAGGGCTTCCGCTGTCTAAAGAGTACATGCGTGCGTTCCCACGATCGTACAAAGAAGACATGATGCCTGGTTCTGCGGTGGCCGATATCGAGAGTTTGGAAGCATTAAGCGAAGATAACAGACTTGGTATGCTGTTCTACCGTCCTCAAGAAGAAGCAGCAGATTCGAAAGCCGTTCGTTTGAAACTGTTTTATCACAGTGACGAGCCAATTCACCTTTCTGAAGTAATGCCAATGCTTGAAAACTTTGGTCTACGTGTGATTGGCGAATCTCCTTACGAAGTGCGTAAGACCAATGGTTTAACCTATTGGATCTTGGACTTTTCAATGCTGCATAAGAGCGACAAGACCGTTGATCTTCGTGAAGCTCGTGATCTTTTCCAACAAGCCTTTGCTGCTATCTGGGCAAGAGAGTTAGACAGTGATGGTTTTAACCGCTTAGTACTTGGAGCAGGCCTATCCGGTCGTGAAATCTCAATCCTACGTGCTTATGCTCGTTACATGCGTCAAGTTGGCTTCCCATTCAGCCAACAATACATTGAAGACACATTGTCTCATTACCCTGAGCTAGCGAAAGGGTTAGTGAGCTTGTTCGGTAAGCGTTTCGATCCAAAACTGAAAGGCAGCGCGAAAGGTCAACAAGATCTTATCAAGAAGATTACGGAGCAGCTTGATCATGTAGAAAGTTTGGATGATGATCGTATCATTCGTCGTTACATGGAAATGATCACTGCGACACTTCGTACTAACTATTACCAGTTAGACGAAAACAAACAGTTTAAACCTTGGTTGGCTCTGAAAATGAGACCAAGCGAGATTCCAGATATTCCAGCTCCTGTCCCTGCATTCGAGATTTTTGTCTATGCTCCTGATATAGAAGGTGTGCATTTACGCGCAGGTAAAGTCGCTCGTGGTGGTTTGCGTTGGTCAGATCGTCAAGAAGATTTCCGTACTGAAATTCTAGGCCTAGTTAAAGCACAGCAAGTTAAGAACACGGTAATTGTCCCAGTGGGTGCTAAAGGTGGTTTCGTTTGTAAACGCCAGCACACAATGTCTAGCCGTGATGAAATCTTCGCTGAAGGTCAACGTTGTTACAAACGTTTCATTCGTGCATTACTGGATGTATCTGACAACATCATCGAAGGCGAGGTTATCCCGCCTAAGAGCGTGATTCGTCACGATGAAGATGACCCTTACTTGGTTGTTGCTGCCGATAAAGGTACCGCGACATTCTCAGATATCGCCAACTCAGTAGCTGGAGAGTACAACTTTTGGCTGGGTGATGCATTTGCATCTGGTGGCTCAAACGGTTACGACCATAAAGCAATGGGCATCACGGCTAAAGGTGGCTGGGAATCGGTTAAGCGTCACTTCCGTGAAATGGGTATCAACTGCCAAACGACAGATTTCACTGCAATTGGTGTGGGTGATATGGCGGGCGACGTGTTTGGTAACGGTATGCTGCTATCTAAGCACATTCGCCTGCAAGCTGCGTTTAACCACATGCACATCTTCATTGACCCGAATCCAGATTCAGCATCCAGTTGGGTAGAGCGTGATCGTCTGTTTAATCTGCCTCGTTCAAGCTGGGAAGATTACAATAAGGACCTGATTTCTCAAGGTGGTGGCATCTTCTCTCGTCGCGCGAAATCTATCCCTTTAACGCCTGAAATTCAGAAAATGCTGGGCACCAAAAAAGCTTCAATGGCGCCAAATGATTTGATCAAAGCGATCTTGTCTATGAAAGTGGATCTACTTTGGAATGGCGGTATTGGTACTTATGTTAAGTCTTCAAACGAGACTCATACCGATGTAGGTGACCGTGCAAATGACATGCTTCGCATTGATGGCCGCGACCTAAAAGCTAAAGTTGTTGGCGAAGGTGGTAACTTAGGTATGACTCAGCTGGGTCGTATTGAATATGCGCTAACAGGTGGCCGAGTTAATACTGACTTTGTTGATAATGTTGGTGGCGTAGACTGTTCGGATAACGAAGTGAACATTAAAATCTTCTTGAACGGGTTAGTGTCTAATGGTGATCTCACCGTTAAACAACGTAACCAAGTTCTAGAGTCGATGGAAAATGAAGTAGGCGAAATCGTACTCGATGATGCCTACTGCCAAGCTGAATCTATTTCGGTTACTGAGCATCAAGGTGTTGGCTTAGTGAAAGAACAAATCCGCTTCATCCACACAATGGAAAAAGCAGGGTACTTGGATCGTGGTTTGGAATACATTCCTGACGATGAAACTTTGCTAGAGCGTGAGAAGCAAGGCCAAGCGCTAACAAGGCCAGAGCTATCAGTGCTGATTGCTTACGGTAAAATGGTACTGAAAGAAGATCTTGTGAATGATGATATTGCAAATGATGAGTTCCATGCTCAGCAACTGATGCAATACTTCCCAACTGAGTTACGCCGTAACTATCATCAACACATGGATAACCATCCGTTACGTGCTGAGATCATTGCTACTGCACTTGCAAACCAAATGGTTAACGAGATGGGCTGTAACTTCGTGACTCGTTTGCAAGAAGAGACAGGCGCAAATATTGTTGAAATTGCAAATGCTTACGCGGCATCTCGTGAGATTTACGGTCTAGGCAAAGTTCTGAAAAGCATTCGTGAGTTGGATAACATCTCAAGTTCTGAAGCTCAATATGAGTTGCTTTATCATGTGCGTCGCACGTTGCGTCGTCTAGCGCGTTGGTTGCTAAGAAACCGTAATGGTAAACAATCAGTGAATGCATTGATTGAACTTTACCAAGGGGATGTGGCTGCTATTACTGAGAAACTGGATGAAAACCTAGTGGCGTCAGAAGTAGAAGAGCACCAGGCAATGGCTCAGGTGTGGATTGATCAGGGAGTAACTGCAGAACTGGCCAATTCGGTGGCTCGTTT